The Aspergillus oryzae RIB40 DNA, chromosome 5 genome segment ATGTTGGGCAAACTGCTCATTACAAAGTGTTGCACATTGCAAGCCTTATACATTCATCACCCAACTTagcttctcatccttcctcctttccatcaTTCATTGTGCTGGGACTTTGATATGGATATATGGAGAATAAACACACCTTCGCCGCATCGATAATATTCCTCCCAGCCACCAGTTCATGATCCATATCCTGctccttttcaatcttcttcccagcgATCCGGTTATTCGTCACAGCAAACACCCCATAGACGTTTTGAAACGCTTCAATTAGGGATTGTTTGTTGTAAACATCAGCAGCGACGAACTCAAGTCTACCACTGTCTTTGTACTTCGCCTGAAGCCTCTGCGCTGCAGGGGAAGAAACGTCACGTGTGATGGCGCGAACATGGAACGATGGCTCGGTCTTCGCGAGAAGTGCGCGGACAACACCACCCCCTTGGTTCCCTGTTGCGCCGAGGACGGCGATATACTTTATTTCTCCTTGGTCGGTTGGCATGTTGGGTTGTTTTACGTAGAACTGATATTCAAGTTGGCTTCGCTGTGGTGGGTAATTCACGCGTTCTTCCGAATGGTGAGTGCGGGGATGAAGTTTCCTTTTCAAACTTAAAGATGTAAGGCTGCTATAGACAGCCAGGAATCCACCAACAAGCTTTATCTCTGCGGGGCTAGGCGTTTTTATATCGCCCTATACACTGGATTCCGGGGTATGTGCAGTTTAGGTTGTGACGCAATGGCTGACTTTTGGTCCCTTTTGCCGTATTTCCGTCGATATGTCGATGGCCCCACCAACATGAAGGGGAGAGTCTTTTCCCGGCTTGACCTCGGTCACTGATAAGTGTCTAGTCTACGCAATACAAGATGACTACTAGGCTGTCTGTATTAAGTAGATTTCAATAAGTTTATGGACTTTGAACAGAGTCCTTCTTAACAAACCCAGCTTCATGTCCGACCTTATTCGGAATTACGGAATTGTGGACCATGGATAAGTAGTTCTTGTACTTTATCTGTGCTATATGCTTCCAAAAAGGGTTTGAGTATGGTTCCCTTAGGATTCCTTTGGCTTTCACTGATTGGTCATTTATGTAACCCGATAATCACAACTCTCAACAAAAGTTTTCCGTCTTACAGAACGCTGGACTAGGTTCTCAAAGTAGGATTGATGTGAGTAATAATGCCAATACTTATACCCAGGACGATGGCGTGACCGGTCTGCTGACAtgctcgaagaagaagctatTCCTCCTATGTCATCGTATTAATAGGCATGGTTCCTTGATATACTTCTAATGCGCCTGGATGTTATAGTTCCTTAACTGGGCTATTCCCAAAAATGATCCATCGCTGACTGTATGCCAACTAAATGACTATCCCTGAATCTTGAGACTTGAAGTAGACGTCCGGGTTATACATGTATAGATATTTGATATTACTTACTTCGAAGATTATTTTGTAGAAAGCTTACCAGAATGCTGAAGGTAAAATAGGCTTTGGGGCTCAAGCGTCTAAATCTTAAGTTGACTACCTTATCCTTTGCTTTTATAGAACATCATCGTGATTAAGATTATTGAGTCTAGCACGCATGAGTATAGAGACTGTCTGTATACGCCAGTTCAAAATAGAACGTAGATGTGCATGAGCGGGTCCACGGGGTATCGCGGCAGCGCAGCCCTCATTCTGATGCTTGGCAATGCAACTATGTAACCAAAGGGCGTGTGCCGCTTGCGGGGTAGAATTTTTCTAGTCTATGTCGGGGGAAAAATATAatgagacaaagaaaaaggataagCAAAACCATAAGCAAGCGTGATATGATTTTTAACGTAATCTAAATGCAGAATAAAATTAATACCTCAGGTGAGAAGGGATGTAGCGGTAAACTTCTGCTAGGGATAACTATCCCGTGCCTGGATCGTGACGTTCCAAGCCCTAGGTGAAGGTGCAACCTCGAGATTTTCTAGAACCACCTATCCGTACCTCATATACCTCATTGTCGCATTCTATCTCTAGATACCACTTTGTAGTACATTTTGATTTGTCTTGGCGGATACCAGAGAAAGCTTGGACTGAGATTAATTGTTCAACGAGTCGGAATATCACTGCAAGGGATAAGTTGCTTTCACAATCTTGTCCTCTTAAAACCTTGAAATGACGGTGTGGACCCCCAAGAAGCTGTCGATCTGGGCGACCCGCCGAGTCAAGCATCCAGTCACAGGCCAGTATGGCCTCTTTTACCTCCGCTTTGGGACACTGCCGCAGGGAACATGCTTGGGGAGTATTGTTGATCCACTCAGCTTTCTTGAATTGAACTGCAATTGACCTATACACCACACATGGCTAGGACGAACTGCATGGCCGTGGTATTCAGGATCGGCCGTATATGCAGCCGCTGGCCTCAGCCGAAGGTCATCTAACTACGAATATTACTCATGAGTCAGAGGGTGGTGGGTCTCGGAGTTGACTAATGAGAATTGATTAGTTAGTTGCTGGCTACCGATACGATAAAAGAATTTATCTTCTCCGCatggcttttttctttctcttccttcgtcAACTGTTTGCTCCCGGGTAGTTCTCTACGACTTCTCGTATAGTCGAGATTACACCATGCAGTTCACCACCTCTCGAGGGTCTGTATGGGGCCACAAATGGCGGTCTTCGTCGTTATTCATTGTCAGCGCCATGGCAATGGCGCTGTTCACTGGTATTCATCGCTTTTGTCCCCGCGCTTTGACGTAACCCAGATGTTTCTAACGAACCAATTCCCTCAGATGTCTTCCTGTCTACCTTCATTGTGCCGATCCTCCCCTACATCCTGGAAAGCCGTCTCGGTCTCGATGTGTCCCTGACCCAGCGCATGAGTTTTGCATTGCTGGCGTTAAGTGCGGTCACATCGCTCATCTGCAGCCCATTTATTGGCCACTATGCGGATCAGATGTCTTCGAAGAAGATCATGCTGCTCGGCTCATTGGCTACGGCATTATTCTCCACAATCATTCTGGCTATGGCGACTTCAAGTATGTGCGATTCCTTTGATTTGAATGTAGAGCATCTGCTCCGTGTGGTTGCGGAGTAATGTCTAACGGTTGCAATAATAGCTTttaccttgttcttcggtcGTTTCATTCAAGCAGTTGCGAGCGCATTCATCTGGACAGTGGGATACGCGACGATCGCGGACAATGTTAAGCAGGACAATCTGGGCAAGACTTACGGGGTGATCTCCCTTGTCGTGGCTGTGGGTACGTCCGGAGGACCCATGGCTGCTGGCATACTGTTCGAGATAGGTGGATACTGGTTGGCATGGTCGAGTGCCTTTGCCATAATCGTGGTGGATATTGTGCTCCGCGTGTTGATGATCGAGCGACCGAGGACGCAACCAGGTGAGTGCCTACATACGATTTGATTGAGTATATGTCTGGTTTCTGACCTAGATAACCAACAGGCACGCCGCGTGGCGACGATCAGGACCCCGAGAACGATCCCCTCCTACCAGACAACATTAGCATTGTCGAGGAAAAGACGGGGTGGCACTTTTATACATATCTCTTCCGACACCGTCAATTTGTCTGCGGTGCCATGAGCTATTTTGTATTCGCTGTCTTGATTTCCAGCTTTGATACCACCATCCCTCTTCATGTTCGGGACGTATTCGACTGGGGTAGTATGATGTCCGGGTTACTTTTCGCCGCTTTACAAGGTCCTGGAATAATTATGAGCCCGCTCTGTGGTTGGTTGAAAGATCGCTATGGCACACGGTATCCAACCGCAGCAGGTTTCGCCATCCTGACGCCCATAATGTGGGTGCTGGGTATGCCCGGCGACGATCGGTTCCCCGGCGTGAACGGTGGCAACACAGGACAAATCGTCTATGCCGTCTGCGTAACTGCAGTGGGAACTTTCTCGTGTTTACTCAATGGCGCAGGAAGTATTGAAGCTACAGGTGTGCCGCGTCAAATTTCATTGGACCTGTTTCGCATTCGCTAACTCTGTCCTCCCTTGCATTAGTGACCGTCGACGAAATTGAAGCCAGACATCCCGGCATTTTTGGCCCTAATGGCGGGTACTCGCGAGCGCTGTCTCTTGCGAGCATGAGCTGGACCTCGGGGGCATTCATTGGTCCTATTTTGTCTGGATATCTGACCGAGAAGGTCGGATACTATGAAATGAACTGCGTTATTGGTTCGTTATTTTTATCACCCTTCTCACTTTACTAGGTCGAGACTGACATCGACACAGCCGTTCTGTGCGCCCTGTCGACTGTGAACGCTCTCTGGAACCTCAAGTCCAAGACCCCGGCGGATGGCCAAGGTCAACCTGACGATCGTAAATAATAAATGATTTCTATGAAATCCGGTAATAAAAGCAACGTAGCACCTGAACCGAATACCACAGGTGCGTTAATAGAGGGGCATAATGATGTGATAGAAATGATGAAAGGATGATTTTTTGAAAAAAGTGATTTCTTAGCGACCGTCTGTTTCCAATGTCTTAGTTTCTCATGGGTTCCAAGTTATGATGACGACAGCGATGATCTATGACCAAACGGTTCACTGAAACATTGtctcttcatttccttgtCTGTTTGTTCTGGGCTTTTTTTGGCGGTTTCGGTTTCTTCCTAATACAGTTGTTCTCCAGCTCCGCTGATATAGATAAGCCGGTAAAAATAACAAAATCGCGAGAGGAAAAGCTATCCCGTATCGCTCAGGCTGCATATTCTCCTCATCTCAACGGTTCTTTGTCTCGATGTGCGTATATATCACTAGACTTTAGACCATGATTCTGAAGAAGTTTATGTCAAGTGACTTTCACTATAGTAGAAATATATTTAGTTCGCTACCCCAACTCACCGAGGTTGTATATTCACCACGGTTCGAACCATAGGCCTTTGGATCAAAAGATAAATTGGGAATATAACAGGTTGAGTAGTAGTTGACGGCTTGATCAACGTACAGTAGAATGTAAGTGCCTTATTTCGAACATATTTGTTCAAGAGTGGTCGCTTAGACATACTACCGAGTCTCCTTCCATGGGAAGCACAACtgcagaaatatatatgttcGAAACAGCTACCACGGAAAATTAGTCGCGCGTACCAACAACGAAATCTATATCCCAAAGACAACCGCTATCTTTTCAAGGATTCTACTCATCTTAATTACGTATATTTAACAGAAATATTCACTCAGCTTCACGTGATGACTCAGAAGGTCCAGTTTGAGGGTGAGAAAAAGCTTCATAAAACTTTGGGCTGCTTGAACATGTACCATGGTTTAAATGACTCTATCATCTAATGGGGCTGTAGCTCAGTGGTAGAGTGGAAGATTGCAATGACCTGACTGGTTAACCAAATATTGCAACCTATCTTTAGGTCGCCGGTTCGAACCCGGCCAGtcccttgttctttttgtttttcttcgacTCCCAGTTTTTCTTGGCTGCAATGCtgggaagaacaacaacTAACGCTTTTTAGCTAGCTAGCCAGATTGCAGTGGATGATAGGTAGAGAGAGTATGGAGTACTTGATTGGGTGTTCTATCTCAGTTTCGCGCCGAGGCCGATGAACCTGTAAACATTCTAGCTAGCAGTTTACACTTCACTTTCCCCCCACTGAATAGTGGTTAACCTAATTAGCTTCTACATGTCCTTCTTCGGAACTATTCATGGGTGTCAATACTTTTTAAACAACCTAGCTAGTCACCTGGACTGTTGCCTTATACCACGTAAACAGCGTAGCTTCGCCCCCAATATCAGCCAAATCCCCAACCTCATTCTTCCAGTTACTGTCAGGCTGAAAAAAAATGCCACAATGCGCTCCGACTACAGCGCGCAGGACCTCGATGCCATTCTGGAACTGGCTGCTACAGTACAGAAACAGTATACGGATGTGCCAGACCAATACAAAGCTATTTTGCACGAGTGAGTTGTGTCCAATAACTGCGAATCAAGTTAAACCAATTCAGTTGCAGGCAGCTGACAGGTTTATAGTGCCAAGCGGCTGTCTGATCAGCTGTGCGagactgaagatgaggatacCGGTGACTCGGCTGAGGATCAAGAGAAGCAGAGACTAGACGATATTCACAAACGCTGTCGGGATCTCTTACACGAGCTGGATGCATATTTGGGGCAGTTAGATACAACAAGAACTCCGTCACCACAAGATGAAGGGGGATCCGTTGACTTGAAGACCACGACAGGTGAAACTGTCCTACTTGCAGCCAAGCAAGGTTTTAGAGAAATTGTCCGGTTTCTCCTCGAGCAAGGAGTTCCCATCGACCCCAAAGACAGAGCGGGGCGGACTCCCCTCCATCATGCAGTGGCAAAGGACCACAAAGAAGTAGTCAAGGTCATCCTCGAAGCCGGCGGTGATATAGAGACGACGGACCTGGCGGACCATATCCCACCAATGTTCGCAGCGCCCCATGGAAatgacaaggagaacagGTCGTGCCACACACCTCTGATTACTGCAATAGAAGCCGACAATGAGGAGATGGTcaagcttcttctggaagcggGTGCTGACCCGGACCATTACACTGATTATTATACGCCTTTGACGTCTGCAGCACGAAACCACAACATGGGCATATTCACACTGTTGATTGACAAAGTCTCTAATTTAGACCATCAGGATGAAGGGGGCGATACTCCGCTGATACATGCTGCAAAATGGCACAATGGGTTGGCGGAGCTCCTTGTGGAGCGAGGTGCAAGATTGGACGTTGAGAACAGATACGGTGAAACTGCGATGTCCATCGCTTCACAGCGTGCAAACAAGCACCTGCTCACATTGCTTCTAGAGAGGATTCCTGGTCAGGAGTATATCAATGCGAAGGGTCAAGGCCTACTTCATTTTGCTGCAGAGAGCGACCTAGGAGGTGGGGATGAAGCCATGGTTCGCTTTCTCCTGGCGAGGGAGGGGTTGACTCGGGACCAGAAAGTCGCAGATGCTCAAAGTGGACTTCACGGTGCCGCATGGAGGGGGTATACTACCATATTGAAAATACTGCTTGAGATAGATGGTGTGGATGTCGACGGCAAGGACGCGAATGGCTACACCGCGCTTTGGCTGGCTGTTCGGATGGGTAGGGAGGATGCCATCGAGCTCCTTCTTGATACATATGGGGCAAACCCTGAGATTCATAACGGCCACATGGAATGGACAGCAATACATGCAGCTATTATTCATAACGAGCCGTCAACTGCGCGGATGCTTCTGGCAAGAGGCGTTAATCCAAACAGTAGGGACCGCCACGGTCGAACTCCCTTATCCGGGGCGGTTAATATCGAATGGGATATTTGCCATGATGGTATCGGTTCAACAATGGTGCCGTTGCTTCTTGAAACAAATGGCGTGGATGTCAACAGCCAAGATAACTTGGGTCGCACCCCCCTGTTCTGGGCTCTATTATCCGCCATCTATTTGGTGCACTCCCCAGAGAAAGTAGAAATGTACGAGGCTGGcgttcagctccttcttgaaCAGGGTGCGAGAGTCGACATCCGCGATGAATCTGGTAGGACACCCATATTCTACGCGGCAATGGTGAAACGTGCCGCACTGGTCCAAATGTTCCTGGCGAAGGGCGCAGAGCCGGACTGCATAGATGCTGATGGTAGGACACCGCTTTCCTATGCAGTGGAGCCTTTCAAtgttgtttggttggtggAGTACAAAGGTGAATCTGAGGATGAATGGGATCCTGCATGGTCTGGTGACCAGTTGAGCAAGGTGGTGAaagctcttcttgctcaagGTGCTGACCCGAATCGTCGCGATGTAAAGGGTCTAACACCACTCTCACGCGCCGAAAAGAGGCTTGAGGAAGGGAATGAAGTGTTGATTCTGCTCAGGAAAGCCTCCGCTCGAGGGTCAGGCTTGTGGTTCAAAAGCCGCTTCTAGATAACACTCGAGTCCTACCTACCGCACCCTACTCCAATAACAACATTAGATTTACTCGAAAGTGGAGCCGATGACAGGGCATGTGGATGCAATAATTATAGAAACAATGTCAAAGACCTTTCTAAGAAATTGACAAATACATTTGGTAACCTTCAGTTCGCATCCAACAAAAATATCCTGTGCCAAGTTTTGTTATTCCAATGACGATCCTCAACTCCCAATTGCGAGTTATAAGCTGCTCACAGTAATCGGAAGTAAGAATCCAGTTTTCTGTAGTAAATATAAGTTGTTGATGAATTcggggagaggatgaagtaCCCCAGCCATCCCTTTTATGCCAGGAATGCGGAAGGGGCCgttctccctcctctccgcAAAGTTTTATGAATTGGaattgtacagtacaaagGACAGATCCCGAAAGTCAATTCTTACAAGGGGGTCAAAACATTTAGTCATCGATTTCATGAAATAGTTTGTAGAACCCGAGTTATAAGctttgttgttgaagatgcATTCCGAAGGAAGGGGGAGGCGTCCTGTGGCTTCCGTTGTTTTGAACTCTCAAGAGTAAATGAAAACAAGGGAGTAAATGATTGCCAAGAGAGTCTTACGAGTGAGATTTCAGCTGCGGCGATTGAATCCGCCTGTGAAGACTGTTTATCATGCCACGAGACATCATCACAACAACGGAAACAATTCCTACACAAACATTGACCGAAGACAGCCAGCATTGACTCAGTTGACATGCCGTGCTATATGTAATAGTGCACGATTGACGCAGCAAGGGATGTGCATATTTTTGAACTCGGATTGGCC includes the following:
- a CDS encoding uncharacterized protein (predicted protein); its protein translation is MPTDQGEIKYIAVLGATGNQGGGVVRALLAKTEPSFHVRAITRDVSSPAAQRLQAKYKDSGRLEFVAADVYNKQSLIEAFQNVYGVFAVTNNRIAGKKIEKEQDMDHELVAGRNIIDAAKSQHNE
- a CDS encoding putative MFS multidrug transporter (vesicular amine transporter) translates to MQFTTSRGSVWGHKWRSSSLFIVSAMAMALFTDVFLSTFIVPILPYILESRLGLDVSLTQRMSFALLALSAVTSLICSPFIGHYADQMSSKKIMLLGSLATALFSTIILAMATSTFTLFFGRFIQAVASAFIWTVGYATIADNVKQDNLGKTYGVISLVVAVGTSGGPMAAGILFEIGGYWLAWSSAFAIIVVDIVLRVLMIERPRTQPGTPRGDDQDPENDPLLPDNISIVEEKTGWHFYTYLFRHRQFVCGAMSYFVFAVLISSFDTTIPLHVRDVFDWGSMMSGLLFAALQGPGIIMSPLCGWLKDRYGTRYPTAAGFAILTPIMWVLGMPGDDRFPGVNGGNTGQIVYAVCVTAVGTFSCLLNGAGSIEATVTVDEIEARHPGIFGPNGGYSRALSLASMSWTSGAFIGPILSGYLTEKVGYYEMNCVIAVLCALSTVNALWNLKSKTPADGQGQPDDRK
- a CDS encoding ankyrin repeat domain-containing protein (ankyrin); this translates as MSFFGTIHGCQYFLNNLASHLDCCLIPRKQRSFAPNISQIPNLILPVTVRLKKNATMRSDYSAQDLDAILELAATVQKQYTDVPDQYKAILHDAKRLSDQLCETEDEDTGDSAEDQEKQRLDDIHKRCRDLLHELDAYLGQLDTTRTPSPQDEGGSVDLKTTTGETVLLAAKQGFREIVRFLLEQGVPIDPKDRAGRTPLHHAVAKDHKEVVKVILEAGGDIETTDLADHIPPMFAAPHGNDKENRSCHTPLITAIEADNEEMVKLLLEAGADPDHYTDYYTPLTSAARNHNMGIFTLLIDKVSNLDHQDEGGDTPLIHAAKWHNGLAELLVERGARLDVENRYGETAMSIASQRANKHLLTLLLERIPGQEYINAKGQGLLHFAAESDLGGGDEAMVRFLLAREGLTRDQKVADAQSGLHGAAWRGYTTILKILLEIDGVDVDGKDANGYTALWLAVRMGREDAIELLLDTYGANPEIHNGHMEWTAIHAAIIHNEPSTARMLLARGVNPNSRDRHGRTPLSGAVNIEWDICHDGIGSTMVPLLLETNGVDVNSQDNLGRTPLFWALLSAIYLVHSPEKVEMYEAGVQLLLEQGARVDIRDESGRTPIFYAAMVKRAALVQMFLAKGAEPDCIDADGRTPLSYAVEPFNVVWLVEYKGESEDEWDPAWSGDQLSKVVKALLAQGADPNRRDVKGLTPLSRAEKRLEEGNEVLILLRKASARGSGLWFKSRF